Proteins from a genomic interval of Sander vitreus isolate 19-12246 chromosome 6, sanVit1, whole genome shotgun sequence:
- the nr0b2a gene encoding nuclear receptor subfamily 0 group B member 2a, translating into MDNGCHCAANSDRLSNPILYNILSQMDNSKPSQNCFNYNSMTHGCTCELRRTVCLKRPSEICKEASAVLVKTVYFMKNLPAFNQMPPKDQFALLKSCWAPLFILGLAQERMDFEVMDTPSDSMLKKILLNRQENPEMEREQPTMAGASKLKSCLKKFWSLDLSPKEYAYLKGTTLFNPDVPDLKAALFVEGLQQEAQHALSEVVQLLHPGDQERFARILLTASMLQSITPSLITELFFRPVIGQADLLELLVDMLFCR; encoded by the exons ATGGATAACGGGTGTCATTGTGCAGCTAACAGCGACAGGCTTTCGAATCCTATCCTCTACAACATCCTGAGCCAAATGGATAACAGCAAACCAAGCCAAAACTGCTTCAACTACAATTCCATGACTCATGGATGCACCTGTGAACTGCGACGGACAGTATGCTTGAAAAGGCCATCTGAGATCTGCAAAGAAGCGTCAGCAGTTCTAGTTAAAACTGTCTATTTCATGAAGAACTTACCTGCGTTTAACCAGATGCCACCAAAGGACCAGTTCGCACTTCTCAAAAGCTGCTGGGCACCGCTCTTCATCTTGGGTCTGGCCCAGGAGCGTATGGACTTTGAGGTGATGGACACACCTTCTGACAGCATGCTGAAAAAGATTCTCCTAAACCGTCAGGAGAACCCTGAGATGGAGAGGGAGCAGCCCACCATGGCCGGTGCCAGCAAACTCAAGTCCTGCCTCAAAAAGTTTTGGAGTTTGGATTTGAGTCCAAAGGAATATGCATACCTCAAAGGGACCACACTATTTAATCCAG ATGTCCCAGATTTAAAGGCAGCTCTGTTTGTTGAAGGCTTGCAACAGGAGGCTCAGCATGCCCTCAGCGAGGTGGTCCAGCTCCTTCACCCAGGGGACCAGGAGCGCTTTGCTCGAATCCTCCTCACAGCCTCCATGCTGCAAAGCATCACACCCAGCCTCATCACTGAACTCTTCTTCCGGCCCGTGATAGGCCAGGCGGATCTGCTGGAGCTGTTGGTCGACATGCTCTTCTGCCGATAG
- the gpatch3 gene encoding G patch domain-containing protein 3, producing the protein MADAEAVAPVYLAISNIPVAFHSADLRNYFSQFIESGGFQCFHYRHRPEVLRESEVSENTVCGDGEEGSSKSSESDQVTENSSAKKQQTLKSCCCIASLHAKDADRFVRMYAGNHWIDSKGNWLSRRCVIKRVKVSQDKDDGSFPYKSKYEQRHRVSLTECFTVADLKSLSELNPPALMQNGNVGTPVKVFLQLIQSCRLPPRLIRKLGLTFPKTSSNRRYGNVPFQYKDSWTLPATEETILTAAGHEISGPGTLAARPLGQRQLADHTETTETDELQKEEEEDAQSNADDDDDYCEEWERHEALHDDVTSQERSKERLYEEEIELKWEKGGSGLVFYTDAQYWHNEEGDFDEQTADDWDVDMSVYYDKDGGDMDARDYVRMRYEKRLRVGLEDRSGHSQSIGNFERFTKGFGRRLMEKQGWKDGEGLGHSQIGIPDALESEGQHPNCKRGFGYHGEKLLLHPVKKARTDFHITTVYDKPKDIDGGDTLLRRQPNTSMKYRGWQPGGSIGPRR; encoded by the exons atggcGGACGCTGAAGCCGTAGCTCCGGTGTATTTAGCAATTAGTAACATTCCTGTTGCCTTTCACTCCGCTGACCTGAGAAATTATTTCAGTCAGTTCATAGAAAGTGGCGGGTTTCAGTGTTTTCACTACCGACATCGACCGGAGGTTCTTAGGGAGTCCGAAGTGTCCGAAAACACCGTGTGTGGTGACGGTGAAGAGGGTAGCTCCAAATCTTCGGAGAGTGACCAAGTGACAGAAAACAGCTCCGCGAAGAAGCAGCAAACGCTGAAGTCGTGCTGTTGTATCGCCTCACTTCATGCTAAAGATGCGGACAGATTCGTCAGGATGTACGCGGGGAATCACTGGATTGACTCGAAGGGGAACTGGCTGTCTAGACGTTGTGTTATTAAAAGAGTAAAGGTTTCACAAGACAAAG ATGATGGGTCATTCCCCTATAAATCAAAGTACGAGCAGCGGCACCGGGTGTCCTTAACAGAATGTTTCACAGTGGCTGACCTCAAAAGTTTATCCGAGCTGAATCCACCAGCTCTGATGCAGAATGGGAATGTGGGCACACCGGTGAAAGTGTTCCTACAGCTCATCCAATCCTGCCGACTGCCTCCGCGCCTCATCCGGAAGTTGGGCCTCACTTTCCCTAAGACCAGCTCTAATCGCCGTTACGGCAATGTACCTTTCCAGTATAAGGACAGTTGGACACTTCCAGCCACAGAGGAGACTATATTAACAGCTGCTGGACATGAAATATCAGGACCGGGCACTTTGGCTGCTCGACCCTTAGGACAGAGGCAGCTAGCTGATCACACAGAAACAACAGAGACTGATGAGCtacagaaagaagaggaggaggatgcacAGTCAAATGCAGATGAT GATGATGACTACTGTGAGGAGTGGGAGCGCCATGAGGCTTTGCATGATGATGTAACGAGCCAGGAACGAAGCAAAGAGAGGCTGTACGAAGAGGAGATTGAGTTGAAGTGGGAGAAGGGCGGCTCAGGCCTGGTGTTCTACACTGACGCCCAGTACTGGCACAACGAAGAAGGAG atTTTGATGAACAAACGGCAGACGACTGGGATGTTGACATGAGTGTTTACTACGATAAAG ATGGAGGTGACATGGATGCCCGTGACTATGTCCGAATGCGATATGAAAAAAGGCTGAGGGTGGGTCTTGAAGATAGATCGGGACACAGTCAGTCTATTGGCAACTTTGAGAGGTTCACAAAG ggcTTTGGTCGTCGTTTGATGGAAAAGCAGGGCTGGAAGGATGGTGAAGGGTTAGGACACAGTCAGATTGGGATTCCTGACGCCCTTGAGAGTGAGGGCCAACATCCCAATTGTAAAAGAGGCTTTGG GTATCATGGAGAGAAATTGCTCTTACATCCTGTAAAAAAGGCCAGGACAGATTTTCATATAACTACAGTGTATGATAAACCCAAAGACATCGATGGAGGTGACACCTTGCTGAGACGTCAACCAAACACTAGTATGAAGTACAGAGGCTGGCAGCCAGGTGGCAGCATTGGACCACGACGATGA
- the gpn2 gene encoding GPN-loop GTPase 2: protein MSSQMGVTPSLRFGQVVIGPPGSGKTTYCQGMQEFLTRMGRKVVVVNMDPANEQLPYSCAVDISELVTLDDVMEGLKLGPNGGLLYCMEYVEANLDWLENKLKQHSDCYFLFDCPGQVELYTHQSSVKNIFSQLAKWNFRLTAVHLVDSHYCADPAKFISVLCTSLSTMLHVELPHVNILSKMDLIEQYGKLAFNLDFYTEVMDLTYLLDHLAADPFFKKFHRLNVKLAEVIQDYSLVSFVPLNVQDRESMIQVLRAVDKANGYCFGDLEERNLQAMMSAAVGADFQFDSTLGVQERYVETSGKTVEEEMLDL from the exons ATGTCCAGCCAGATGGGAGTAACGCCCTCCCTGCGCTTCGGCCAGGTGGTCATTGGACCCCCAGGCTCAGGAAAAACCACTTACTGTCAAGGAATGCAGGAGTTCCTTACTCGCATGGGGCGCAAGGTGGTCGTCGTGAACATGGACCCTGCCAACGAACAACTACCGTATTCCTGTGCGGTGGATATTTCAGAGCTGGTCACTCTGGACGATGTCATGGAGGGTTTGAAGCTTGGGCCCAACGGTGGGCTCCTCTACTGTATGGAGTATGTTGAAGCAAATCTGGACTGGTTAGAAAACAAGCTGAAACAGCACAGTGACTGTTATTTCTTGTTTGACTGTCCTGGACAAGTGGAGCTCTACACCCACCAAAGTTCAGTAAAGAATATATTCTCACAGCTGGCCAAGTGGAATTTCAGG CTCACAGCAGTGCACCTTGTGGACTCTCACTACTGCGCTGACCCAGCCAAGTTCATCTCTGTGCTGTGTACCTCCCTGTCCACCATGCTGCACGTGGAGCTTCCACATGTCAACATCCTCTCCAAGATGGACTTGATTGAGCAGTATGGCAAACTGG CCTTCAACCTTGACTTCTACACAGAAGTCATGGACCTGACCTATCTTCTCGATCATCTGGCTGCAgaccccttttttaaaaaattcCACCGTCTAAATGTAAAGTTGGCAGAGGTCATACAAGATTACAGCCTCGTCTCCTTTGTGCCTCTCAATGTACAG GACAGAGAGAGCATGATTCAGGTCTTACGAGCAGTGGACAAAGCCAACGGCTACTGCTTTGGAGACCTAGAGGAGAGGAATCTGCAGGCCATGATGTCAGCTGCTGTGGGGGCAGACTTCCAGTTTGACTC TACTCTTGGAGTGCAAGAGCGGTATGTTGAAACCAGTGGAAAGACTGTGGAGGAGGAAATGCTGGATCTGTAA